A stretch of the Papaver somniferum cultivar HN1 chromosome 6, ASM357369v1, whole genome shotgun sequence genome encodes the following:
- the LOC113286119 gene encoding uncharacterized protein LOC113286119 produces MATVSSSLLLPKARKCVRSISLPARFHPSTYRIEEELNNLKSWEIDATSSRHLNAESIESGLSGLKNLYECVEDVLQLPFTQKHARKHTCDQDDKLVDEVLDGSVKLLDVCDTSRNILIQMKENSRELQYGLRRRGGDQSTAESSVDAYVSSKKKLKKDMVKCIGVLKRMESKFTSYIPLSLDHQNNHLVVVVRVLREVSSITILIFKSLLSFLTPSSVNPISKWALVSKLLQQKGTLMVSSNKEEQDDMIDNEVESVDVALHNLSVRKNNISTKNLEVLQKRLNVLEGKMESLENGLECMFKCLIKTRVSLLNNLSASHSRDLNIR; encoded by the coding sequence ATGGCTACTGTTTCATCTTCTTTACTGCTACCCAAAGCCCGAAAATGTGTGAGATCCATAAGTTTACCTGCAAGATTCCATCCTTCAACTTATAGAATAGAAGAAGAGcttaacaatctaaagagttgggAGATTGATGCAACAAGTTCTCGACATCTAAACGCAGAGTCAATTGAAAGTGGATTATCTGGCCTTAAAAATTTATACGAATGTGTCGAAGATGTTCTTCAGTTACCTTTTACTCAGAAACACGCTCGAAAGCACACTTGTGACCAGGATGATAAATTGGTTGATGAAGTATTAGATGGGTCAGTGAAATTGTTAGATGTTTGCGATACGTCGAGGAATATATTGATTCAAATGAAAGAGAACTCCCGTGAACTTCAATATGGTCTTCGACGGAGAGGTGGAGATCAGTCGACCGCGGAAAGCAGTGTTGACGCTTATGTTTCTTCTAAAAAGAAGTTGAAGAAAGATATGGTGAAGTGTATTGGAGTATTGAAGAGAATGGAATCGAAGTTTACTTCTTATATTCCACTTTCCTTGGATCACCAAAATAACCATTTAGTAGTCGTGGTTCGAGTATTAAGAGAAGTAAGCAGTATTACAATCTTAATCTTCAAGTCCCTGTTATCGTTCTTGACGCCGTCTTCGGTGAATCCTATAAGTAAATGGGCATTAGTTTCGAAATTACTTCAACAAAAGGGAACGTTAATGGTTAGCAGCAATAAAGAAGAACAAGATGACATGATTGATAATGAAGTTGAGAGTGTTGATGTTGCACTCCACAATCTATCTGTCAGGAAAAACAATATTAGTACTAAAAACCTGGAAGTGTTGCAGAAAAGATTAAATGTTTTGGAAGGAAAAATGGAAAGTCTTGAGAATGGGCTTGAGTGTATGTTCAAGTGCTTAATCAAGACTAGAGTTTCACTTCTGAATAATCTGTCTGCTTCTCACTCTAGGGATCTCAATATCAGATGA